The proteins below come from a single Corylus avellana chromosome ca3, CavTom2PMs-1.0 genomic window:
- the LOC132176570 gene encoding pectate lyase-like codes for MEAIKLGLLILCTLLAIFPTLNAHIADFDEVWQRREEEAKKAAVKAYQRNPEEVTDHFNDQVHKDFEGGNSTRRSLGKRRSMCQATNPIDRCWRCHKSWGKHRKRLPNCVIGFGRGTTGGKAGKLYVVTDASDNDMVNPKPGTLRHAVIQPAPLWIIFAHSMEIRLNQELMVTSDKTIDGRGARVHICNGAQITLQFVKNVIIHDLHIHDIKKGNGGLVRDAVDHYGFRTESDGDGISIFGSSNIWIDHISMSNCQDGLIDAIQGSTAITISNCHFTKHNEVMLFGGSNIFKGDKLMQITLAFNHFGQGLVQRMPRCRFGFVHVVNNDYTHWLMYAIGGSQDPTVLSQGNRFIAPPIAASKEVTKRDYASESEWRKWNWRSEEDLLMNGAFFVQSGRQIGKMHRKEVIKAKPGKFVRRLTRFAGALNCVEHKLC; via the exons ATGGAAGCTATCAAGCTTGGATTGCTCATTTTATGTACGTTGCTTGCAATATTTCCAACCCTGAATGCTCACATTGCCGATTTTGATGAGGTGTGGCAGCGGCGAGAGGAAGAAGCCAAGAAGGCCGCCGTCAAAGCCTACCAACGAAATCCCGAGGAAGTCACCGATCATTTTAACGATCAAGTCCACAA GGACTTCGAAGGTGGCAATAGCACAAGGAGAAGTTTAGGCAAACGAAGAAGCATGTGTCAGGCTACAAACCCAATTGATCGATGCTGGAGATGCCACAAAAGCTGGGGTAAGCACCGCAAGAGGCTACCCAATTGTGTCATAGGCTTTGGCCGTGGGACAACCGGAGGCAAGGCTGGGAAACTCTATGTGGTCACAGATGCATCGGACAACGACATGGTGAACCCTAAACCGGGAACGCTGCGGCACGCAGTGATCCAACCTGCGCCACTCTGGATCATATTTGCACACAGCATGGAAATTAGGCTAAACCAAGAGCTTATGGTGACAAGTGACAAGACTATCGATGGACGTGGGGCTAGAGTGCACATTTGCAATGGTGCTCAAATTACCCTTCAGTTTGTGAAAAATGTGATAATCCATGACCTCCACATCCACGACATAAAGAAAGGGAACGGTGGCCTAGTCAGAGACGCGGTTGATCACTATGGCTTTCGCACGGAGAGTGATGGTGATGGCATCTCTATTTTTGGATCGTCAAATATTTGGATTGATCATATTTCAATGTCAAATTGCCAGGATGGACTAATTGATGCCATTCAGGGATCCACGGCCATCACCATCTCCAACTGCCACTTCACCAAACACAATGAG GTGATGTTGTTTGGCGGAAGCAATATATTCAAAGGTGATAAACTCATGCAGATAACTCTTGCTTTCAATCACTTCGGTCAGGGATTGGTGCAAAGGATGCCAAGATGCCGATTTGGGTTTGTCCATGTTGTAAACAACGACTACACTCATTGGCTCATGTATGCCATTGGTGGTAGCCAAGATCCTACCGTTCTTAGCCAGGGTAACCGGTTTATCGCTCCTCCCATCGCAGCTTCTAAGGAG GTGACGAAGAGGGACTATGCATCTGAGAGTGAGTGGAGGAAATGGAATTGGAGATCAGAGGAGGATTTGTTGATGAATGGAGCCTTCTTTGTCCAATCTGGAAGGCAAATAGGAAAGATGCACAGGAAAGAAGTAATCAAAGCAA